In Cytobacillus oceanisediminis, the following proteins share a genomic window:
- a CDS encoding spore germination protein: MFWKKEKKQTLQKGQQNLSLGLLKEILANLEDAEIVERQKPEGQCFTFIYIRTLIDQERMNEALFEPVLHCTNESIQDCISTSKAEEIFTLGEAEKQLLAGSVIIFDSLKKQWWSVLLTNNLGRSIETSDTETILYGAKDSFSEQLDTNITLIRRRLPVTELKSEKLKVGSLSETTVVLMYMEGVTNPEFVSIAKEKINKIDFDLFFDSSQIAAFMEDHQNSIFPQFQQTDRPDVCAYSLGIGKLIILVDNTPFVLIGPVTFFHLFQSPEDYINRWPVASFLRLIRYISFILSITLIPLYVALTTHHYQMLPLQILFVLVESRSKLPFTPFWEALLMLIILEIIKEASLRMPTKSSQTLGVIGGIVIGQAAVEAGFASKVLIVLVGVSAIASFLVPNYLVTKANTMIQFVFLLLSSFLGVFGIVLGMIIILAHLNSLTSLRQPYFAPVAPLYWKDWIDLFIRGPLTKMKTRPDHLHPFQKWRYSKRR, translated from the coding sequence ATGTTTTGGAAAAAGGAAAAAAAGCAGACACTTCAAAAAGGACAGCAAAATCTCTCACTGGGACTATTAAAGGAGATTCTAGCCAATCTGGAAGACGCTGAGATTGTTGAGAGGCAAAAACCAGAAGGCCAATGTTTCACCTTCATTTACATAAGAACTTTGATAGATCAGGAAAGAATGAATGAAGCTTTATTCGAACCAGTGCTCCATTGTACAAATGAGTCAATCCAAGATTGTATTTCAACTTCTAAGGCAGAAGAAATATTCACTTTGGGGGAAGCTGAAAAACAATTATTGGCTGGGTCCGTTATTATTTTTGATTCGCTTAAGAAACAATGGTGGAGTGTCCTTCTTACAAATAATCTGGGACGCTCTATTGAAACTTCTGACACGGAAACAATATTATATGGGGCGAAAGACAGCTTTAGCGAGCAGCTGGATACGAATATTACCCTTATTCGCAGAAGGCTTCCGGTTACTGAATTAAAGTCGGAAAAGTTAAAGGTAGGTTCGTTAAGTGAAACGACGGTTGTCCTCATGTATATGGAGGGCGTAACAAATCCCGAGTTTGTATCGATTGCCAAGGAAAAAATTAATAAAATCGATTTCGATCTTTTTTTTGATTCTTCACAGATTGCTGCTTTTATGGAGGATCATCAGAACAGTATATTTCCACAGTTCCAGCAGACCGACCGGCCGGATGTCTGTGCTTATTCTTTAGGAATTGGCAAGCTGATTATTCTTGTCGATAATACTCCTTTCGTGTTGATTGGCCCAGTTACATTCTTTCATCTGTTCCAATCACCGGAGGACTATATTAACCGCTGGCCTGTCGCCAGTTTCTTACGCTTAATCCGTTATATCAGCTTTATTTTATCGATAACACTTATCCCGCTCTATGTAGCACTGACTACCCATCACTATCAAATGCTGCCCCTGCAAATTCTATTTGTTTTAGTAGAATCCAGAAGTAAATTGCCGTTTACTCCATTTTGGGAAGCATTGCTCATGCTGATTATTCTCGAAATTATCAAAGAAGCCAGCTTGCGGATGCCGACTAAATCCAGTCAGACACTTGGCGTAATCGGAGGAATTGTCATTGGACAGGCGGCCGTAGAGGCTGGCTTTGCCAGCAAAGTACTGATTGTGCTGGTAGGTGTATCAGCAATTGCCTCCTTCCTAGTCCCTAATTATCTCGTGACAAAAGCGAACACGATGATTCAATTTGTATTTTTGCTCCTCTCTTCATTTCTCGGAGTATTTGGAATAGTCCTGGGGATGATCATCATTTTGGCACATCTGAACAGTCTTACATCACTTAGACAGCCCTATTTTGCCCCAGTGGCTCCTTTATACTGGAAAGATTGGATTGACCTATTTATTCGTGGCCCTTTAACAAAAATGAAAACCAGGCCCGACCATTTGCACCCTTTCCAGAAATGGCGTTACAGCAAAAGGAGATGA
- a CDS encoding GerAB/ArcD/ProY family transporter: MTSISIENNTSSFNGIYVFFIANRLQLLYFLYVMPTVLTHPYMIWGIILVGIFSQLNLILLSKWLSSEHASKGYPGFVHLFGQWMMRVFAAVGIVVIGIKVTVVTLGYVEIIHQFVFPSMNPNWLIVFIMAVCCYTASLGMGNAIRFSVIAFLCSIWMILLFYTFFMPPIASLPDLYPLIPEDWSNISWKGLLLIWSSLSGPEYIVCIAHLLNPRGSFLKYFTFANTLSVLEYLVLFIASLFFFGSKFLSLSKFPIVTMARYLQSPIFERVDIILICLNIFNLVFGVSIFLLCFYGALRILGKKLQTNHSKWGIQIICIIASVWLIAANKWIWREEHQSLLLNLEIWGSSLTYLLVPLFLLIFSRKKRGL; this comes from the coding sequence ATGACTTCTATTTCTATAGAAAATAACACGTCTTCCTTTAATGGCATTTATGTGTTTTTTATCGCGAATCGGCTTCAGCTGCTTTATTTTTTATATGTAATGCCAACTGTTTTAACCCACCCATATATGATATGGGGTATTATTTTGGTGGGCATATTCTCTCAATTAAATTTAATCCTATTATCAAAATGGTTATCATCAGAGCATGCTTCAAAAGGGTATCCAGGTTTTGTACATCTATTCGGACAATGGATGATGCGTGTTTTTGCAGCAGTCGGCATCGTTGTGATTGGAATTAAAGTAACGGTTGTCACATTAGGATACGTTGAAATTATTCATCAGTTTGTGTTTCCCTCTATGAATCCAAATTGGCTGATTGTATTTATCATGGCAGTTTGCTGCTATACAGCATCACTGGGAATGGGTAATGCCATTCGTTTTTCCGTAATCGCCTTTCTCTGTTCCATATGGATGATCTTGCTTTTTTATACTTTTTTCATGCCGCCCATTGCTTCACTTCCCGACCTATATCCTTTAATTCCTGAAGATTGGTCAAATATTTCCTGGAAGGGCTTGCTGCTCATATGGTCATCTTTGTCCGGTCCGGAATATATCGTTTGTATCGCTCATTTACTGAACCCAAGAGGCAGCTTTCTTAAATATTTTACATTTGCCAATACATTATCAGTATTAGAATACCTGGTTTTATTTATAGCCTCTCTATTCTTTTTTGGATCCAAGTTCTTAAGCTTAAGCAAATTTCCTATTGTTACGATGGCTAGATATCTTCAATCTCCAATATTTGAAAGAGTTGATATCATTTTGATATGTTTGAATATCTTCAACTTAGTGTTTGGGGTTTCAATCTTTTTGCTATGTTTCTATGGCGCTCTCCGCATTTTAGGGAAAAAGCTGCAAACCAATCATTCCAAATGGGGAATTCAAATCATCTGCATCATCGCCTCAGTATGGCTAATTGCTGCAAACAAATGGATCTGGAGAGAAGAACATCAAAGCTTATTGCTTAATCTTGAAATATGGGGCAGTTCCCTTACGTACCTTCTGGTCCCCTTATTCCTTCTTATTTTCAGCAGAAAAAAGAGGGGCTTATAG